One part of the Tachysurus vachellii isolate PV-2020 chromosome 6, HZAU_Pvac_v1, whole genome shotgun sequence genome encodes these proteins:
- the si:ch211-10a23.2 gene encoding galectin-related protein A-like, which translates to MATTPNNEEVYVGQIKGGLRPAMRIVLMGIIHKQPKSLLVTVSCPPRGEGDEEQEGDVGLQLTIKFTEKAVIRNSRVNGKWGASESILSFFPFAAGESFKMEIVCEHQQFRILVDGQPLCGFTHRVTQLASLTSLRVGGDVQLTKVA; encoded by the exons ATGGCAACAACACCGAACAAT GAGGAGGTTTACGTTGGACAGATTAAAGGAGGTCTGCGTCCTGCTATGAGAATCGTACTGATGGGCATCATTCACAAACAACCAAAAAG TTTGTTGGTGACGGTGTCCTGCCCACCTCGAGGAGAAGGTGACGAGGAGCAGGAGGGAGACGTGGGCCTGCAGCTGACCATCAAGTTCACAGAAAAGGCCGTGATCCGCAATTCCAGAGTCAACGGGAAGTGGGGAGCGTCAGAAAGCAtcctctctttcttcccttttgcTGCCGGAGAGTCTTTTAAA atggagATCGTGTGTGAGCACCAGCAGTTCCGGATCCTGGTAGATGGTCAGCCGTTGTGTGGATTCACTCACAGAGTCACCCAGCTTGCGTCCCTCACGTCCCTGCGCGTGGGTGGAGACGTGCAGCTCACTAAAGTCgcataa
- the plek2 gene encoding pleckstrin-2, with protein sequence MDTQKASVLKEGFLVKRGHVVHNWKVRWFVLKAEQLLYYRYEGGKRDSCHRGSIPLHGCEITCPYLEYENRPLVLRLKTNSSEEHFLEACSREERDEWAEEIATVVKRLGAQASSPAVRKSSRSLQLHSINLSQVVDSMYDIHSGIKMSSHVEQGSTYINCFSGSGLVDWLVSTQMALTRVESVTLASALLDEGCVRAVGVRSVAAVRNAALGEQFLDDSTALYSFAESFKKRGSVKSEKSMSAVELSGRVQKRGYLVKQGHNVKNWKVRLFVLRSDPGFLHYYDPSKDDITPAGGFSLRGCLVSSLDDNGVPSGVKGKVQGNLFKIITQTDRHYFIQAPTHQEKMEWINAIKQQT encoded by the exons atggacacacagaaaGCGTCTGTTCTTAAGGAAGGCTTTTTGGTTAAAAGG GGTCACGTGGTTCACAACTGGAAGGTCAGGTGGTTCGTCCTGAAAGCCGAGCAGCTGCTTTACTACAGGTACGAAGGGGGAAAGCGGGACTCGTGCCACCGAGGGAGCATCCCGTTACACGGCTGTGAGATCACCTGTCCTTACCTGGAATACGAAAACAGAccg CTGGTCCTGAGACTAAAGACCAACTCTTCAGAGGAGCACTTCCTGGAGGCGTGTTCTCGGGAGGAGAGAGACGAATGGGCCGAAGAGATCGCAACGGTCGTCAAGAGACTCGGCGCTCAGGCTTCTTCTCCGGCTGTGAGGAAATCTTCACGATCTCTGCAGCTCCACAGCATAAACCTCAG tcagGTGGTGGACTCCATGTACGACATTCACAGCGGCATTAAGATGAGCAGCCATGTGGAGCAGGGCAGCACCTACATCAACTGTTTCTCAG gctctGGATTAGTGGACTGGTTGGTGTCCACTCAGATGGCTCTGACTCGAGTGGAGTCAGTGACTCTGGCGTCGGCTCTGCTGGATGAAggctgtgtgagagctgtggGAGTTCGGAGCGTAGCGGCTGTGAGGAACGCCGCTCTCGGAGAACAGTTCCTCGACGACTCTACGGCTCTCTACAGCTTC gCCGAGAGTTTTAAGAAGAGGGGGAGTGTGAAGTCAGAGAAGTCCATGTCTGCAGTAGAGCTGAGTGGAAGAGTGCAGAAGAGAGGATACCTGGTCAAACAG GGACACAACGTTAAGAACTGGAAGGTGCGACTCTTCGTGCTGAGGTCAGATCCAGGTTTCTTGCACTACTACGACCCGAGCAAG GATGACATCACTCCAGCTGGCGGCTTTTCTTTACGCGGCTGTCTGGTTTCTTCTCTGGATGACAACGGTGTaccctcag GTGTGAAAGGTAAAGTCCAGGGCAACCTGTTTAAGATCATCACTCAGACGGATAGACATTACTTCATCCAGGCTCCCACTCACCAGGAGAAGATGGAGTGGATCAACGCCATCAAGCAGCAGACCTAA